The DNA window CTTTCATCTGCATCAAGAATGGCTCCAGTTTTGCCAATGGTAATGCAGATGGGCCATCACATTTTGCGTTTTCCGGTTGCGGATGTGCTTCAAGGAACAAACCAGCAATGCCCACTGCCATTCCCGCACGAGCCAGTTCAGAAACCTGCCCGCGGCGGCCACCGGAAGCTGCACCGAATGGATCGCGGCACTGCAATGAATGTGTTACATCAAAAATCACGGGTGAACCATTGGTTGTTTGTTTCATCACACCAAAACCCAACATATCAACAACTAAATTATCATAACCGAAGTTACTACCACGGTCACACAGGATCACCTGTTCATTACCACCTTCTTTGAATTTTTCCACGATATTGCCCATTTGCCCCGGACTCACAAACTGTGGTTTTTTAACATTAATCACAGCTCCGGTTTTCGCCATTGCTTCAACCATATCAGTCTGACGGGCAAGGAAAGCCGGAAGCTGGATAACATCAACCACTTCAGCCACAGGTTGAGCTTGTGCAGGTTCATGCACATCAGTGATGATTTTTACACCGAAAGTCTGTTTCAGTTCCTGAAAGATTTTCATTCCCTCTTCCAGACCAGGGCCACGATAAGAGTGGATAGAAGAACGGTTAGCCTTATCAAAAGATGCTTTGAAAACATAAGGAATGCCCAGTTTTTGTGTCACTGTGACATAGTGCTCACAAATCTGCATGGCCAAATCCCGTGACTCAAGAACGTTCATGCCACCAAACAATACAAATGGCAGATTATTTGCGACCTTAATATCACCAATATTAACCACTTTCTGTTGCATGCTTATACCTGCTGTTGTTAGGAAAAATTGTTAAGCGCAAATAAATTTGCTGTATTAATAAAACATAAAATCAGGCGCAGACATTTCGTCATCGCACGATAAGTGCTATTTAATCAAATACTTTAATGCAGTACTATTGGCGGCTGCTCTATAGAGTTAATCTGCATTTTTATCATCTCTGAGATTGGATCTTCAGGGCAATGCTCCACAAAGTAGTTCAAATCCGAAACAGCGATATGATTACAATCGAGCTGAGCATAAATAAGCCCACGATCACGGATTTCATACGGATCATCAGGGTCAAACATCAATACGACCTCACTGGCTTTGAGTGCCAGTTCCATCTTTTTCTCTTCCATTAAAGAAACTTTAATCGTATCTGTAATTTTGCGCACGATGCTGCTGTTATCCGCTTCCTGCAAATCTTTCTTTTCCAAACGAACAGTTGGGCCAATGTTACCTTTCAACCAGACATCAAGGGTATGCTCATTGAGAGTTTCCCCATTCATGGGATTAATGAACCACGTAGGTTGATCAGGCAAATCAATGCGTAATATCAATTGTGTTGGAAATATCACCGGCTGTACAGGCATTGCCAATACCTGAGCAATATGAGCAAACAGTGTACCTAATGCAACCGGAGCACCTTGACGTGAATGAAGTACACTATCCAGCCATAAAGTATCCGATAGACAGTACACCCCATTTGCCCCACCAAATTTCCATTCCCGATAAAAAAGTATCAGCAATGATTGCAATTTTGCCTTGGTATCATTGACTAAAGAAAGTGCCTGCCGTGCTTCTTCAACCAACACGGTTAACTGCTCCGCCACTGAGGTTTGTGGGAAATCAGGGCGAATAGACTTTGTAACCAAAATAATACCATCAATCAGAGGAGCATTATTGAATTCATAATTAGCTATGGGGTTCATTTTTATTCCATCGACCTACTGTGATACGTTCATTACCACCATAATCTTGAAAAGTCGCTATCTGATGATAACCCTTCTCTAAAAACAGGTTCCTAACAACAGCTCCCTGTTTCCAGCCATGTTCCAATAACAGCCATCCATTCGGTAATAAAAAATGGCGGGCTTGTTCCACAATTGCCTTTAAATCTGCCAGGCCATTGTGGGCAGCAATCAATGCAGTAGCCGGTTCAAACCTGACATCGCCCTCTTGCAGATGAGGGTCATTCTCGTCTATATACGGAGGATTACTGACAATCATATCAAATTGTCTGTTACCCACAGCAGAAAACCACTCACTTTGTAAAAAATTCACATTGTGAATTACGAGTTGTGAGACAATTTCCCCTGTATTAATTTTTTCCACATTATATTTCGCCAGTGCGACTGCCTCAGGATTGATATCAACCCCTGTCACATGGCAATCACGTCTCTCACTTGCTAATGCCAGAGCAATTGCCCCCGTTCCTGTCCCAAGATCCAGAATTTTTGCGGGCGTTTCCGGCAACAACTCCAGCGCTTTTTCAACCAGGCACTCAGTATCAGGGCGTGGGATCAGAGTTGCTGATGATACGGCAAGCGGCAATGACCAGAACTCTTTTTCGCCCACAATATAAGCAATTGGCTCACCTTGCATACGGCGAGCCAATAAATCATCAAGCCTGTGAGATTCTTCCTCTGAAATGGAAGTTTCACTGAAAGCAATCAGATAAGTGCGAGAACGCCCTGTCACGTATCCCAACAGGATTTCCGCATCACGTTTAGGGCTGTCACTATCAGGCAAGTTATCAGACAACTGAGCCGCTGCGTATTGTAGCCAATGTTGATAATTCATTAATCCTGCTCTGACTGTTATTCCTGTTCTGACAGGGCAGATAACTGATCGGCCTGATATTCGGTAACGATTGGCTGGATTAACATATCCAGTTTACCCTCCATAACTTCATCAAGACGGTATAACGTCAAGTTGATGCGATGATCAGTAACTCGTCCCTGCGGAAAGTTATAAGTGCGGTTACGATCTGAACGGTCACCAGAACCAAGAAGATTACGACGTTCTGAGGCTTCTGCTTCTTGACGTTTCTGTGCCTCAGCGGCACGAATGCGAGCAGCCAGTACAGACAGAGCTTTAGCCTTGTTTTTGTGCTGTGAGCGCTCATCCTGACATTCCACCACAATCCCGGTCGGAATATGGGTAATCCGAATAGCTGAATCGGTGGTATTAACGTGCTGCCCTCCGGCACCAGAAGAGCGGTAAGTATCAATTTTTAAATCACTGGGGCTGATTTCCGGCAATTCAGCTTCCGGAATTTCCGGCAGAACTGCAACAGTACAGGCAGAAGTATGAATACGACCCTGAGATTCCGTTTCCGGTACACGCTGAACACGGTGCCCACCTGATTCAAATTTCAAATGACCATAAACCTGATCTCCTGAAACTTTCGCAATGATCTCTTTGTAACCACCGTGCTCACCTTCATTGGCACTCATAATTTCTACTTTCCAACGACGGGCTTCAGCATAGCGGCTATACATGCGGAACAGATCTCCTGCAAAGATTGCAGCTTCATCACCACCTGTTCCTGCACGGACTTCAAGAAAACAGTTTCGTTCATCATCTGGATCTTTGGGTAACAGCAATAACTGTAGCTGCTGCTCCAGCTCTTCATTACGAACTTTTGCGTCCTTGAGTTCTTCCTGCGCCATTTCCCGCATTTCGGGGTCATCAAGCATCATCTCAGCAGTCTGTATATCATCCTGAATCGTTTTCCAGACTTTAAAACAGCTAGTTACATCAGTAAGTTGAGCATATTCCTTTGATAATGCGCGAAAACGCTCTTGATCAGCGATCACATCGGCATCACCGAGATGAGCCAAAACTTCTTCATGGCGTTCTTGCAATGCTTCCAGTTTAGAGACAATAGAAGGCTTCATTCGTAATATCAGACCTTATTTAGAATAGGGTTAGTTGTGATCCAGCCCAAGGCTGTCCCGCAAGAGATTCAGGCGCTCAAAATCGCCATTGCTGGCAGCCTGTTGGAGTGATTTAGTCGGTATATGGATCAGACGATTCGTCAATTGGTGAGTCAATTGGTTGATGACCTGCTCTGCGTCAGCACCTTGCCGTATGGATATTAATGCTTTCGCAGTCATTTCAGCCCTGATTTTTTCTGCCTGTTCCCGATATTCGCGAATTGTATTGACTGCTCCCTGGGAACGCAACCAATCCATAAAATGAGTGCTCTCTTGTTGCACAATTCCTTCAGCAATTACAGCAGCCGCTTTGCGCTGGGCAAGATTTTGCTGAATGATAGCCTGTAAGTCATCAACACTGTACAGGTAAACGTCACTCAATTTCTCAATATCCGGTTCAATATCACGGGGAACAGCAATATCAACCAGCAGCATAGGTTGATTACGGCGTAATTTTAATGCCCGTTCAACCATACCTTTGCCGATAATCGGCAAAGGACTGGCAGTAGAACTGATCACAATATCAGCTTCTGCCAGACGGGTATCAATTTCTGGCAGAGAAATAACTTCAGCATTAACCTTATTAGCCAGTGCGTGTGCCCGTTCCTTCGTGCGGTTGGCAATTATTATACGATTTACCTGATGTTCCTTAAGATGGCGTGCCACAAGCTCAATAGTTTCTCCTGCCCCCACCAGCAGAATATTTAATTGAGAAAGGGATTCGAAAATCTGCCGTGCGAGTGTACAGGCTGCGAAGGCAACAGAAACTGCATTAGCTCCAATCTCTGTTTCGGTTCTCACTCGTTTAGCAACAGAAAACGATTTTTGGAACAGACGCTCCAACTCTCCTGACAAGGATTGGTAATTTTGTGACTCGGCAAAAGCTTTTTTCACCTGTCCTAAAATCTGCGGCTCCCCAAGCACCAATGAGTCCAGGCCGCTGGCAACTCTCATTAAATGGCTGACCGCTTCACTATCAAGATGCCAGTAAAGGCTTGTGCTAAGCTCTTCAGAATTAAGTTGATGGTATTCACATAACCAATCAATCAATTGCTCTTTTAGATTATCCTGCTGCTCAACACTGAGATAGAGTTCTGTGCGATTGCAGGTTGACAACACAACACCACCCCGCACCAACGGTTGCTGGAGCAGGTTATCAAGCGCAAGCCCTATCGTATCTGGAGAAAAGGCTACCCGCTCACGTAAGGAAACAGGCGCTGTTTTATGATTAATACCGAGTGCTAATAAAGTCATCTTAACTGCGTTGAGTTATCATGAGCATGAGTCCATGACAATATTAATAATCATTCTCATAAACCTATACCCTTCATAAGGACTCTCATTGGTCGAGCATTCTACTTGATGCGACAATTCAATAAAAGTCAATCGAACAGTCCCACTGTAATTATTCGAGAAATTTTGGCAAAACTTCGCTAAATTATTCCCTTGATTATAGACTTTGATGGCACATTGTTCGCCACCAGACCATTTTGCCTGTCTGCCAAAGGTTACTGTATGAAAATAGCATTATTTTTTCGTTTACTTCCCCTCTCCGCTGTTTTGCTGACGGCCTGTACCGTTACGCAAGCACCGGTCGGAACAGGGTCAGCAAATTCTCCGCAATGGAATGATCGCAAACAACAACTGCAAAATTTAAAGCATTATCAGACACGAGGTTCTTTTGCTTACCTGGCAAATGAAAAAAAAGTGTATGCCCGTTTTTTCTGGCAACAATATGCCGTTAATAATTACAAACTACTGCTGCTTAATCCATTAGGGACAACCGAGTTGGAATTATTTGTCCAACCAAATATGATCCAGCTTACTGATAATGAAGGAAAGAAATATATCAGTGATAATCCTGAAGAATTGATCTATCAACTCACCCATATGAACATCCCTTTAAATAATCTGAAAAACTGGATTATCGGCCTGCCCGGAAATGCCAAAAATTTCCAGCTAGATAAAAACTATCTGCTCAAATCCATAAGCGATAGCGCAAATAATGAAGTCTGGCAAATAAATTACCAGGGATACGACACTTCAATCACTCCCGCGTTGCCAAATCGACTGGAGCTCATTCAGGGCAATAACCGTATCAAATTAAAAATGGATAACTGGACTACCCAATAATGACTTTGATCTGGCCTTCCCCGGCAAAATTAAATTTATTTTTATATATCACCGGACAACGCCCTGACGGTTACCACGAACTGCAAACACTGTTTCAGTTTCTGGACTACGGTGATGAAATTACAATTACTCCCCGTCAGGATAACCAAATTCGCCTGCTGACTGCTGTTGAAGGCGTAGCACATGACGATAACCTGATCGTGCGTGCTGCCCGTTTATTACAAAGCCATTTATTACAAGACAATAACAAACCCCCAATTGCCACCCCATATCTGGGAGCAGACATCCATATGAATAAACGCCTGCCAATGGGCGGTGGACTGGGTGGAGGTTCTTCCAATGCAGCAACCGTACTTATCGCCCTGAATTACCACTGGCAAGCCAATTTATCTGATAATGAACTGGCACAACTTGGCCTCAAACTGGGAGCAGATGTTCCGGTATTTATCAAAGGCCACGCCGCTTTTGCAGAAGGTATCGGGGAAAAACTTCAACCCGCCTTTCCGGAAGAGAAATGGTTTCTGGTTGCCCATCCTGGAATTGAGATCTCAACCCCGGCAATCTTCACAGATCCTGAATTAAAAAGAAATTCTCCGATCCGCACTTTATCCGCATTATTACAGGCACCATTCAAAAATGATTGTGAACCAATCGCAAGAAAACGTTTTCGTGAGGTTGAACAGCTTCTTTCATGGCTGTTAGAATACACCCCGTCACGCCTGACCGGAACTGGTGCATGTATTTTCGGCGAGTTCGAATCAGAAGCATCAGCCCGTAAGGTGTTTAATCAAGCCCCAGAGTGGATGCAGGGCTTTGTTGCGCGTGGCGTTAACATTTCACCATTGCATACATTCCGCTCTGGGATAAAAACATATTATTGAACCAATGAATAATTATACCCAACAGATTTCGAGTTACATCGCGGCGGAAAGAGAACAAATCCCCAGGAACATAGATAACTATGTGACCGGGGTGAGTGAACGCAGCCAACAAAGAGGCAACTTGAAAGATAAAGGTAATGTTCAATTGGTCAACAATATCTCTCTGGACGCAAGCCTGAGGTTTTTCTCGTGCCCGATATGAAGCTTTTTGCTGGTAATGCCACCCCTGAACTAGCACAACGTGTTGCCAACCGTCTGTACACAAGCCTGGGAGACGCTGCTGTCGGTCGTTTTAGCGACGGTGAAGTCAGTGTTCAAATCAACGAAAATGTACGCGGTGGCGATGTATTCATCATCCAGTCCACTTGTGCACCAACCAACGATAACCTAATGGAATTGGTCGTTATGGTCGACGCACTGCGTCGCGCTTCTGCCGGACGTATTACCGCTGTAATTCCTTACTTCGGTTATGCCCGTCAGGATCGCCGTGTTCGTTCAGCGCGTGTACCTATCACTGCCAAAGTCGTTGCGGACTTTTTGTCCAGCGTTGGTGTAGACCGTGTTCTCACGGTTGACCTGCACGCCGAGCAGATCCAAGGCTTCTTTGATGTTCCGGTTGATAATGTATTTGGTAGCCCAATTCTTCTGGAAGATATGCTCCAGAAAGATTTGAAAAACCCGATTGTTGTATCTCCAGACATTGGTGGTGTCGTTCGCGCCCGTGCTATTGCTAAGCTGTTGAATGATACCGATATGGCTATTATTGATAAACGCCGCCCACGTGCGAACGTTTCTCAAGTTATGCACATCATTGGTGATGTCGCTGGCCGTGACTGTATTCTGGTTGATGACATGATCGACACAGGTGGCACGCTGTGTAAGGCTGCTGAGGCATTGAAAGAGCGCGGAGCGAAGCGGGTGTTTGCTTATGCAACCCACCCTATTTTCTCTGGTAATGCTGTAGAAAACATCAAGAACTCAATGATAGATGAATTCATTGTCTGTGACACAATTCCTCTGTCTGCTGAGGTCAAGGCGTTGAACAAAGTTCGTACTCTGACACTGTCTGGCATGCTTGCTGAAGCAATCCGCCGTATCAGCAATGAAGAGTCAATCTCTGCAATGTTTGAACACTAAGGTACAATGTTGTGCAGATTTTGAGCACAAACTTATACAAGTGATTAAATAAGTCATCGCTGAAAAAACCCGTTAATACATTTGTATTAACGGGTTTTTCTGTTTATTTAACCTACGATCTTAATAATTGCAAATAGCTTTAATTTAAATATGGAATATTTATATCGTAAAAATAATTAGTTATATCAATTAGTTGATTAGTTTTACAAACTTCATATTAAACAAATTAACAACCCGTATAGTAAGAACAGAAAAAAATCAACCTCATGAAAGCTTAATAAATCATCTGGTACGTCCAGTAATTAACATGAGTAACAATACTGGTATGGTGCCGTGGATACTGCTAACCTGTCGGCCATTTTCTGCTACGTCTTGTGAGGTATTGATGGTGAAGAACTGATATCCATTTCCGAAATACCTTTAAGAAAGCATAAATGACAAAAAATAGACAAGTCATACAACAATTATTTTGTTAAATATTTTTCATCAGAAAAGTCAAAATTCTCTAATGAAATTAACTTTAGGTTAAATAATGCCAATATTGATTGCCGCTTTAGTTAAGTTAATGAAATGTCGGAATGTTGTTAACAGGGAATCAATATTTAATCTAGGACCGTTGTTACCAACAAGTTAATAATCTGACCAGCAATATTTCAATTCAAAATATTCAACCAGTCAGTACCTTAGAATCTGACGAAGAAGCGTCGATCGGGCTTTGCCATTAGAAATCGATACGCTGATAAATAATAAAAACTACTTTAAGGAGAATGCTAATGAAAAAGGCATTTTTATTCACACCTGCACTGTTAGCGCTTTCAATCAGCGCCGTTTCTAATGCTTATGCTTATGATAAGGTCTATATTTTTGGAGATAGCCTGAGTGATAGTGGGAATAACGGGCGTTTTACAACAGATGGAAAAAATAAGGATAAATATCCGTGGTTGTATAATGAATACCTTGCTCAGACCCTCACAGGCAAAAAACTGGATCCTTCTAAAGAAAAAGGAACTAATTATGCTGAGGGAGGCGCAACAGCTATTGATGGAATGAATCCAGACAACCCTAAAGCCAGTACTGATTCACAGCTCAAAAAATATTATGATGACTTGAAAACACACAACAAGAGTCTGGATCCCAATGCTATCTATATTCACTGGATAGGCGGTAATGATCTTACTGCGGCTTTGATAGCTGGTCAGAAAAATCCTTCTAATGCACACGGTATTGTGCAAAAAAGTGCAAATGAAGCCGGAGCACAAATCAAATATCTGGCTGATAATGGCGCCGGATTGGTCATCGCACCAACCGTACCTGATGTTGGCACGACGCCTAAGTTGTTAGAAATAGTTTTGGGAACTGGATTAGCAACAAAGCTAACACCAGTGTTAACAGAAAAGATGGAAAAGGAAGGAAAATCACCGGATGAAATCAAAGCCACTATAGAAGCTACTATCAAAAATATTTTGCATGAGGTTCATACAAAAATTAATGAAGCTACTATCCCTAGTGATGACGGCCGTAATCTAGCACTCCAAAAAGTATTTCATGACCTAAGTCAAATGGCTAAAACATATGGGCTAGATCCTGAAAGCGTTGAAAAAGAACTTACAGAGAAATATAAAGAAGCCAGTGCTGGTGCTACTAAGCTTACTAATGATTATAACAATCAGGTAGAAAATGCAATCAACCAAAGTAACGGCAATATTCTGCGTGCTGATGTCAATGGTTTGCTACGTGAAGTCATATCTAATCCAATGATCTATGGTTTCGGCAATAACCTTGGCTATGCTTGTGGTGTAGGCAAAGGGGCCAATGAATGCGAGTCTGAACAAGCAGGCTTTGATAGCAGCAAAGAGTTTATATTCTCTGATAGTTTCCACCCATCACCACTTGCACACAAAATTCTGGGGCAATATATCGAATCCATTTATATCGCTCCATCACAGGTAATGACCCTGAACCAGGTCAACCGTGCCCCGGTTAAAGGTACTCGCGCTTCCCTTGATGGTCATCTTCAACAACTGCGCAGCAGTGGTAATGAACACGGGAAATTTGGCGTTTTCGGTGGCTATAGCGGCAGCCGTAATAACACCTTTACCCTGGGGGGTGATTACCAACTGACCGAAGGTTTGCTACTTGGTGCACTGTATTCCAATGATAAAACCGAGCGTTCCTCTGTTTCTGACTTTGCCTATAACGGGAATGCTCACGTAGTAACCACTTATGCGTTGTGGAATGTCTTCAGCAACGCATGGTTAAGTGGCGATCTCCATCATGCCCGTATTAATTACGATAGCCTGACCCGTAGTATCCAACTTGGTGAAGCGACCCGCAGAGAATCAGGCTCAACCACAGGTAAACAATGGGGTGCCCGTTTTGCCGCAGGTTGGGATATCCCTGTCGCTGGCGTCGTCACCACCAGCCCGATCATCCAGTTCGCCTGGGATAAAGGTGGTGTTAAAGGCTACCGTGAATCCGGTAACAACAGTACTTCCATGCACTTTAGTGACCAGAACTACACATCTAAAGTAGGTACATTAGGCTGGCGTGTAGATACCCAATTGGGTCGTTTCAACCCTTATGCTTCTGTTCAGTTTAATCACCAGTTTGGAGATACTCATTTCAAACTGCGCAGTGCCATTAATTCCACCAAAACATCGTTTGTTATGGATAGTGGCAAACAGAGCAAAAACTGGCGTCAATATACAGTGGGTGCGAACGCTAATCTGTTCGGTAACGTACGTGGCTTCGCTTCCGTAACCCGTAATGAAGGCAGCTCACAAGATCCTAACTACAACTTCAATCTGGGTATCAATGCCAGCTTCTAATATTGTGTCTGTAGTAAAGTGATGTACCTGATAAAACTATCGCAATAACCTGCGTAGCGCTTCAAAAGCGCAAGGAAAATGAAACTTCCTTGCGCTTTTGTATTCCTATCATGCTTTTTTCTCACCGTTCAACCTGCGTATACATACGCCTGCATGGTGTTGACTTTTCGTATACATAGCCAGAAGTAATATCAGATAGAAATTATCAAAAGGATCAGCTCTCAACCAAAGAATAAATAAGACAGGTAGATTCGGGAAAAAATAAATACCTCCTTAATTTGAGGTTCTTAATTCGAGGTTTGGTGCTGACTGAAAAGTAATGGCTACATTGACCGGGGAATTCGAATGAAAAAAGTACTTTTGCGTATACCAGCAACAACAGTATTTTTGGTTAATTTCATTACAAACGCCTATGCTTACGACAATGTCTATGTTTTTGGTGATAGCCTGAGTGACGGGGGAAATTGGGGAAATTATAGTCGTTTTACAACGGACGGAGCCAATAGCGAGTTGTACGATGAGTATATTGCTCATCAACTTACGGGTAAGAAATTAATCCCTTCTAACGAAAAAGGAACTAATTACGCTCAGGGAGGTTCAACGGCCCTACCGATGCCGCGGCAAGATCCTCGATTGGATATTTCCCAGCCAAACACCAAAGAACAACTTGATGATTACCTCAAACAACATAACGGAAAAGCCGACCCAAATGGTATCTACATTCACTGGGTAGGCGGTAACGATCTTGCAGAAGCCTTAGCTGCTGGTCAGAGCAACTTCTCTCTGTCACGTAAAATTATCAATACCAGTGCCAATGCAGCCACAGAACAAATCAATCAACTCGTTAAAGCTGGTGCCGGACTTATTATTGTACCTACTGCTCCCAATGTGGGAATGACACCTGAGTTGTTAG is part of the Xenorhabdus cabanillasii genome and encodes:
- the prs gene encoding ribose-phosphate diphosphokinase, translating into MPDMKLFAGNATPELAQRVANRLYTSLGDAAVGRFSDGEVSVQINENVRGGDVFIIQSTCAPTNDNLMELVVMVDALRRASAGRITAVIPYFGYARQDRRVRSARVPITAKVVADFLSSVGVDRVLTVDLHAEQIQGFFDVPVDNVFGSPILLEDMLQKDLKNPIVVSPDIGGVVRARAIAKLLNDTDMAIIDKRRPRANVSQVMHIIGDVAGRDCILVDDMIDTGGTLCKAAEALKERGAKRVFAYATHPIFSGNAVENIKNSMIDEFIVCDTIPLSAEVKALNKVRTLTLSGMLAEAIRRISNEESISAMFEH
- the hemA gene encoding glutamyl-tRNA reductase codes for the protein MTLLALGINHKTAPVSLRERVAFSPDTIGLALDNLLQQPLVRGGVVLSTCNRTELYLSVEQQDNLKEQLIDWLCEYHQLNSEELSTSLYWHLDSEAVSHLMRVASGLDSLVLGEPQILGQVKKAFAESQNYQSLSGELERLFQKSFSVAKRVRTETEIGANAVSVAFAACTLARQIFESLSQLNILLVGAGETIELVARHLKEHQVNRIIIANRTKERAHALANKVNAEVISLPEIDTRLAEADIVISSTASPLPIIGKGMVERALKLRRNQPMLLVDIAVPRDIEPDIEKLSDVYLYSVDDLQAIIQQNLAQRKAAAVIAEGIVQQESTHFMDWLRSQGAVNTIREYREQAEKIRAEMTAKALISIRQGADAEQVINQLTHQLTNRLIHIPTKSLQQAASNGDFERLNLLRDSLGLDHN
- the lolB gene encoding lipoprotein insertase outer membrane protein LolB — translated: MKIALFFRLLPLSAVLLTACTVTQAPVGTGSANSPQWNDRKQQLQNLKHYQTRGSFAYLANEKKVYARFFWQQYAVNNYKLLLLNPLGTTELELFVQPNMIQLTDNEGKKYISDNPEELIYQLTHMNIPLNNLKNWIIGLPGNAKNFQLDKNYLLKSISDSANNEVWQINYQGYDTSITPALPNRLELIQGNNRIKLKMDNWTTQ
- the kdsA gene encoding 3-deoxy-8-phosphooctulonate synthase, with the translated sequence MQQKVVNIGDIKVANNLPFVLFGGMNVLESRDLAMQICEHYVTVTQKLGIPYVFKASFDKANRSSIHSYRGPGLEEGMKIFQELKQTFGVKIITDVHEPAQAQPVAEVVDVIQLPAFLARQTDMVEAMAKTGAVINVKKPQFVSPGQMGNIVEKFKEGGNEQVILCDRGSNFGYDNLVVDMLGFGVMKQTTNGSPVIFDVTHSLQCRDPFGAASGGRRGQVSELARAGMAVGIAGLFLEAHPQPENAKCDGPSALPLAKLEPFLMQMKAIDDVVKSFPELDTSK
- the ispE gene encoding 4-(cytidine 5'-diphospho)-2-C-methyl-D-erythritol kinase codes for the protein MTLIWPSPAKLNLFLYITGQRPDGYHELQTLFQFLDYGDEITITPRQDNQIRLLTAVEGVAHDDNLIVRAARLLQSHLLQDNNKPPIATPYLGADIHMNKRLPMGGGLGGGSSNAATVLIALNYHWQANLSDNELAQLGLKLGADVPVFIKGHAAFAEGIGEKLQPAFPEEKWFLVAHPGIEISTPAIFTDPELKRNSPIRTLSALLQAPFKNDCEPIARKRFREVEQLLSWLLEYTPSRLTGTGACIFGEFESEASARKVFNQAPEWMQGFVARGVNISPLHTFRSGIKTYY
- the prfA gene encoding peptide chain release factor 1, with the translated sequence MKPSIVSKLEALQERHEEVLAHLGDADVIADQERFRALSKEYAQLTDVTSCFKVWKTIQDDIQTAEMMLDDPEMREMAQEELKDAKVRNEELEQQLQLLLLPKDPDDERNCFLEVRAGTGGDEAAIFAGDLFRMYSRYAEARRWKVEIMSANEGEHGGYKEIIAKVSGDQVYGHLKFESGGHRVQRVPETESQGRIHTSACTVAVLPEIPEAELPEISPSDLKIDTYRSSGAGGQHVNTTDSAIRITHIPTGIVVECQDERSQHKNKAKALSVLAARIRAAEAQKRQEAEASERRNLLGSGDRSDRNRTYNFPQGRVTDHRINLTLYRLDEVMEGKLDMLIQPIVTEYQADQLSALSEQE
- a CDS encoding autotransporter outer membrane beta-barrel domain-containing protein, yielding MKKAFLFTPALLALSISAVSNAYAYDKVYIFGDSLSDSGNNGRFTTDGKNKDKYPWLYNEYLAQTLTGKKLDPSKEKGTNYAEGGATAIDGMNPDNPKASTDSQLKKYYDDLKTHNKSLDPNAIYIHWIGGNDLTAALIAGQKNPSNAHGIVQKSANEAGAQIKYLADNGAGLVIAPTVPDVGTTPKLLEIVLGTGLATKLTPVLTEKMEKEGKSPDEIKATIEATIKNILHEVHTKINEATIPSDDGRNLALQKVFHDLSQMAKTYGLDPESVEKELTEKYKEASAGATKLTNDYNNQVENAINQSNGNILRADVNGLLREVISNPMIYGFGNNLGYACGVGKGANECESEQAGFDSSKEFIFSDSFHPSPLAHKILGQYIESIYIAPSQVMTLNQVNRAPVKGTRASLDGHLQQLRSSGNEHGKFGVFGGYSGSRNNTFTLGGDYQLTEGLLLGALYSNDKTERSSVSDFAYNGNAHVVTTYALWNVFSNAWLSGDLHHARINYDSLTRSIQLGEATRRESGSTTGKQWGARFAAGWDIPVAGVVTTSPIIQFAWDKGGVKGYRESGNNSTSMHFSDQNYTSKVGTLGWRVDTQLGRFNPYASVQFNHQFGDTHFKLRSAINSTKTSFVMDSGKQSKNWRQYTVGANANLFGNVRGFASVTRNEGSSQDPNYNFNLGINASF
- the sirB1 gene encoding invasion regulator SirB1, whose amino-acid sequence is MNPIANYEFNNAPLIDGIILVTKSIRPDFPQTSVAEQLTVLVEEARQALSLVNDTKAKLQSLLILFYREWKFGGANGVYCLSDTLWLDSVLHSRQGAPVALGTLFAHIAQVLAMPVQPVIFPTQLILRIDLPDQPTWFINPMNGETLNEHTLDVWLKGNIGPTVRLEKKDLQEADNSSIVRKITDTIKVSLMEEKKMELALKASEVVLMFDPDDPYEIRDRGLIYAQLDCNHIAVSDLNYFVEHCPEDPISEMIKMQINSIEQPPIVLH
- the prmC gene encoding peptide chain release factor N(5)-glutamine methyltransferase — protein: MNYQHWLQYAAAQLSDNLPDSDSPKRDAEILLGYVTGRSRTYLIAFSETSISEEESHRLDDLLARRMQGEPIAYIVGEKEFWSLPLAVSSATLIPRPDTECLVEKALELLPETPAKILDLGTGTGAIALALASERRDCHVTGVDINPEAVALAKYNVEKINTGEIVSQLVIHNVNFLQSEWFSAVGNRQFDMIVSNPPYIDENDPHLQEGDVRFEPATALIAAHNGLADLKAIVEQARHFLLPNGWLLLEHGWKQGAVVRNLFLEKGYHQIATFQDYGGNERITVGRWNKNEPHS
- a CDS encoding SGNH/GDSL hydrolase family protein, whose translation is MKKVLLRIPATTVFLVNFITNAYAYDNVYVFGDSLSDGGNWGNYSRFTTDGANSELYDEYIAHQLTGKKLIPSNEKGTNYAQGGSTALPMPRQDPRLDISQPNTKEQLDDYLKQHNGKADPNGIYIHWVGGNDLAEALAAGQSNFSLSRKIINTSANAATEQINQLVKAGAGLIIVPTAPNVGMTPELLEILIKNSLEKIGSSEEQIQEVLDKVHKKIDQYDIPSDKARKFALKKIFEELAKKAQAEFGISAEIIEKKTG